In one Flammeovirga yaeyamensis genomic region, the following are encoded:
- a CDS encoding McrC family protein: protein MINLFEYQNKVVADDVDLESLDLFLDEIWVNREVNSFYEEKGGSKVIETQRFIQTLNKTNELKSNKYVGVVQFEGHIINLLPKVFYQEGKKYSKSEIGQMQNHILWWLSYCRKIKFPSYQTTLGDVKSDFFEVLIYLFSKYTRKLLATSIYQNYEEQSSELNHIKGRLNTNEYIRQNLSKGNWHKLNCSYDAFVMDNKFNRIIKYVANLLFTVTQNSDNKKYLREILFFLDDVSDEQATASQCETISFNPVFEEFTTVRDYCQLFLSNAISFSYKNELKLFAFLLPMEYVFEDFIFGFIERELEDVTAKAQVSSTYLDTKNIFNLKPDLYLKTTSKSIIADTKYKIIYSDESDPKKGISQNDLYQMLAYAVRFKIDEIILFYPNTINNYQEEIAHLTIKDEWGNGKEINIKAIQVPFLSNDIFDKTLNKKEELKHLFLPLETSLKDKLNYILGNMV, encoded by the coding sequence ATGATTAATCTTTTTGAATATCAAAACAAGGTTGTTGCAGATGATGTTGATCTTGAAAGTCTGGATTTATTCTTAGATGAAATTTGGGTCAATAGAGAAGTTAATTCCTTTTATGAGGAGAAAGGTGGATCCAAAGTGATAGAAACACAACGGTTCATTCAGACTTTGAATAAAACGAATGAACTGAAATCTAATAAATATGTTGGTGTAGTTCAGTTTGAAGGACACATTATCAATTTATTGCCTAAAGTCTTTTATCAAGAAGGAAAGAAGTATTCCAAAAGTGAGATTGGCCAAATGCAGAATCACATTTTATGGTGGTTGAGCTACTGCAGGAAAATAAAGTTTCCAAGCTATCAAACTACCTTAGGTGATGTAAAAAGTGATTTTTTCGAAGTGCTCATCTATCTATTTTCTAAGTATACACGAAAGCTACTCGCAACTTCTATTTATCAAAATTATGAGGAGCAAAGCAGTGAATTAAATCATATCAAAGGCAGACTCAATACGAATGAATATATCCGTCAAAATCTATCAAAAGGAAATTGGCATAAACTGAATTGCTCTTATGATGCTTTTGTGATGGATAATAAGTTTAATCGTATCATTAAGTATGTGGCTAATCTACTTTTCACTGTAACCCAAAACAGCGATAACAAAAAGTATCTCAGAGAGATATTATTCTTTTTAGATGACGTGTCGGATGAGCAAGCCACCGCTTCTCAATGTGAAACAATATCTTTTAATCCTGTTTTTGAAGAGTTTACTACTGTAAGAGATTATTGTCAGTTATTCTTGAGTAATGCTATATCTTTTAGCTACAAAAATGAGCTAAAACTATTTGCTTTTCTACTTCCAATGGAATACGTATTTGAAGATTTTATCTTTGGTTTTATTGAAAGGGAGCTTGAAGATGTTACAGCAAAGGCACAAGTGTCTAGTACGTATTTAGACACAAAGAATATTTTCAATTTAAAGCCAGATTTATATCTAAAGACAACTTCAAAAAGTATTATTGCTGATACAAAATATAAAATAATATATTCAGATGAATCGGATCCTAAAAAAGGGATTTCTCAAAACGATCTTTATCAAATGTTAGCGTATGCTGTAAGATTTAAAATTGATGAGATCATTCTTTTCTATCCGAATACAATCAATAATTATCAGGAAGAAATAGCTCATTTAACAATAAAAGATGAATGGGGTAATGGTAAAGAAATCAATATTAAAGCAATACAAGTTCCATTCTTAAGTAATGATATATTTGATAAAACATTAAACAAAAAGGAAGAACTAAAACATTTATTCTTACCACTTGAAACTTCTTTAAAGGATAAATTAAATTATATCCTGGGAAATATGGTTTAA
- a CDS encoding GNAT family N-acetyltransferase produces MNFSIKGIDKSEYQETIEVWEASVRATHDFISEEDIQTYKPLILNQYFDVVELRSIRDENNKILGFSGVAEQNIEMLFIDPAYRGKGLGKILLNHCIEVLDCYKVDVNEQNTQAVGFYLKMNFKTVRRSEVDGEGKLYPLLHMEVKG; encoded by the coding sequence ATGAACTTTTCAATTAAAGGCATCGACAAAAGTGAATATCAAGAAACCATTGAGGTGTGGGAAGCATCAGTAAGAGCAACACACGACTTCATTTCGGAAGAAGACATTCAAACGTATAAACCACTAATTCTCAATCAATATTTTGATGTTGTAGAACTACGCTCAATCAGAGACGAAAACAACAAAATTCTAGGGTTCTCTGGAGTGGCAGAACAGAATATCGAAATGCTATTTATCGACCCTGCCTACCGTGGTAAAGGACTTGGCAAAATCTTACTCAACCACTGTATTGAGGTACTCGATTGTTACAAAGTGGATGTAAACGAACAGAACACTCAAGCAGTTGGGTTTTATCTTAAAATGAATTTTAAGACAGTGAGACGTTCTGAAGTGGATGGAGAAGGGAAGCTTTATCCGTTGTTGCATATGGAGGTGAAGGGTTAA
- a CDS encoding McrB family protein: MQDTEYSIINEFVKDIESNTFKVAPNIKKLIKRDNFLNNIYRLDKFFFENKFAYITIDNFMEVISKIKQIHGIKNKVYNDFNIWSKNKSYLKRQQIWDEKIAFKKNQLQKDLGFIDGGNGIYKSFLGNDNLISYLQYKFSSIDQIQKKEMNYPLNTILYGPPGTGKTYSTISRAASIISSEEIEDYNEAKRIFNKHKGDQIEFITFHQNYSYEDFIQGLRPDTGKENQLSFEKKDGIFKKIANRALENLKDSEKTIEEYSKGQAFEEALKLFCDKITDRDEETLFDITDNVAIIEVENDAFRYNGMNWNNSNGHRMKFDDLRILYKNNIKERKSIKRLDNVSGSAKQHATYYNNVYQEIIKYLPKNTISKVTKVEKKNYVIIIDEINRANISRVFGELITLIEPDKRYGEELALSSTLPSGDEFTVPSNLYIIGTMNTADKSIALLDIALRRRFEFESLYTKYDIDGINESEILKSINEKIIKMKGHDFQIGHSYFMSKPFDLKKTINNKVIPLLLEYFLNDEKEVKEILVHAGFEVDAEAWPLKIK, translated from the coding sequence ATGCAAGACACAGAATATTCAATAATAAATGAGTTTGTAAAGGATATTGAAAGTAATACTTTTAAAGTAGCCCCAAATATTAAAAAACTAATTAAAAGAGATAATTTCCTTAACAATATATATAGATTAGATAAGTTTTTCTTTGAAAATAAATTTGCTTATATCACAATTGATAATTTTATGGAAGTTATTTCCAAGATCAAACAAATACATGGTATAAAAAATAAAGTGTATAATGATTTTAATATTTGGTCTAAAAATAAAAGTTATCTAAAGAGACAACAAATTTGGGATGAAAAAATAGCTTTTAAGAAAAATCAATTACAAAAGGATTTAGGATTTATTGATGGGGGGAATGGAATTTATAAATCTTTCTTAGGTAATGATAATCTCATTAGTTATTTACAATATAAATTCTCATCTATTGATCAAATACAAAAGAAAGAAATGAACTATCCTCTTAATACAATCTTATATGGCCCTCCAGGCACAGGCAAAACATATTCTACAATTTCAAGAGCAGCTTCAATAATTAGTAGTGAAGAGATAGAAGATTACAATGAGGCGAAAAGAATATTCAATAAACATAAAGGTGACCAAATAGAGTTTATTACTTTCCATCAAAACTATAGTTACGAAGACTTTATTCAGGGTTTAAGACCAGATACAGGAAAAGAAAATCAATTATCATTTGAAAAGAAGGACGGAATTTTTAAAAAGATAGCTAATAGAGCTTTAGAAAATTTAAAAGACTCTGAGAAAACAATAGAAGAGTATTCAAAAGGTCAAGCATTTGAAGAAGCATTAAAACTTTTTTGTGATAAAATTACAGATAGAGATGAAGAAACTCTTTTTGATATAACTGATAATGTTGCAATTATTGAAGTAGAAAATGATGCTTTTAGATATAATGGCATGAATTGGAATAATTCCAATGGACATAGAATGAAATTTGATGACTTAAGAATCTTATACAAAAATAACATCAAAGAGAGAAAGTCGATCAAAAGGTTAGATAATGTTTCTGGTTCAGCTAAACAACATGCTACATATTATAATAATGTCTATCAAGAGATTATTAAATATCTACCTAAAAATACTATTAGTAAGGTAACGAAAGTAGAAAAGAAAAACTACGTTATCATTATAGATGAGATTAACAGAGCCAATATCTCAAGAGTTTTTGGAGAACTAATCACACTAATTGAACCTGATAAAAGATATGGAGAGGAGTTAGCTTTATCATCTACTTTACCATCTGGCGATGAGTTTACAGTACCTTCCAACCTCTATATAATCGGTACAATGAATACGGCTGATAAATCTATTGCCTTACTTGATATCGCCTTGCGTAGAAGATTTGAGTTTGAATCATTATATACAAAATATGATATTGATGGTATTAATGAATCTGAGATTCTAAAAAGTATCAATGAGAAGATCATCAAAATGAAAGGTCATGATTTTCAAATCGGGCATTCTTATTTTATGAGTAAGCCTTTTGATCTTAAAAAGACCATCAACAACAAAGTTATTCCGCTTCTACTAGAGTACTTCCTTAATGACGAGAAAGAGGTAAAAGAGATATTAGTACATGCAGGATTTGAAGTAGATGCAGAAGCTTGGCCTCTAAAAATAAAATAG
- a CDS encoding glycoside hydrolase family 2 TIM barrel-domain containing protein: MKPIVFFITLFLSLSSCTQVQKRTVDDFNFDWKFIKSDLQNAENTSFDDATWQDIRLPHDWSILGGYQKDKGASSTGFTEGGIGWYRKTFTVPSSDKDREIWIEFDGVYCNSTVFINGKKLGFRPSGYSSFSYALSEHINFGEENVIAVKVDHSNFVDSRWYTGSGIYRDVRLVKTSKTHIPQWGVQIETPKVSDKEATVRVKTSIKAVSNSTSVKVSLMDENQQVVAESEAKALTGDVVDQKLQVLQPKRWDIDKPHLYTAKLQVFDNGQLVDETEERFGIRDFEFDSKKGFFLNGKNVKIKGVNLHHDVGAVGAAAVRDHWVFRLKKLKSVGVNAIRMAHNPHSPLLMDLCDEMGFLVMNEAFDEWYVPKAKMLTCLGGQKAPIDISEGYPEVFREWAERDLKDLIRRDYNHPSVIMWSIGNEIEWTFPAYSQTYAKLQKGIREYEDTPTFDTTVIKPVFEKITGGVDSLSIIAHQLSKWVKEEDTTRPTVCGSVRPSIAFASGYADAVDILGLNYREIDYDAAHEAFPNKMMLGSENWVAYSEWKAVQERDFIPGIFVWTGFAYLGEAGLWPRKGLNISMFDFAGFKNPRGHFFECLWKEDPKVYMVTTPASESEFSYTKKGGWKFDIQLKEKPVWAELRLWEWYKVNEHWNYKAGEEIVVQTYTNCEEAELFLNGKSLGKQSLADFKEADNIIKWLVPYQKGELKVLGYNKGKKVEEYVLHTVGKVAKIEVSSDQTQMRANQYDVAHITVKMFDKNGFEIKNSTEEVKFHVSEELDLLGVDNGSEMNVSPHTTDHVKSHKGRALAMVRAKDKVGSGKVYVSVGELRSDVVVVELK; the protein is encoded by the coding sequence ATGAAACCAATAGTATTTTTTATTACTCTTTTCTTATCGTTATCATCTTGTACGCAAGTCCAAAAGAGAACGGTAGACGATTTTAACTTCGATTGGAAGTTTATAAAAAGCGATCTCCAAAATGCAGAAAATACGTCTTTCGACGATGCCACATGGCAAGACATCCGATTGCCTCACGATTGGAGTATCTTAGGTGGTTATCAAAAAGACAAAGGTGCTTCAAGTACCGGCTTTACAGAAGGTGGAATCGGGTGGTACCGAAAGACTTTTACCGTTCCATCATCAGATAAAGACAGAGAAATATGGATAGAGTTCGATGGTGTGTATTGTAATTCTACCGTCTTTATCAACGGGAAAAAATTAGGATTCAGACCTAGCGGATATTCGAGCTTTTCTTATGCTTTATCGGAACATATCAACTTTGGAGAAGAAAACGTGATTGCCGTAAAAGTGGATCATTCCAACTTTGTTGATTCTCGATGGTATACAGGTTCGGGCATCTATCGTGATGTGCGTTTAGTGAAGACTTCGAAAACACATATCCCACAATGGGGCGTGCAAATCGAAACCCCCAAAGTATCTGATAAAGAAGCAACCGTTCGAGTGAAAACGAGCATCAAAGCAGTATCAAATAGTACTTCTGTGAAGGTGAGCCTGATGGACGAAAACCAGCAGGTAGTTGCCGAAAGTGAAGCCAAAGCTTTAACGGGTGATGTAGTCGATCAGAAACTTCAAGTACTTCAACCAAAACGTTGGGATATTGATAAGCCACATCTATATACCGCAAAACTTCAGGTATTTGATAATGGTCAGTTGGTGGATGAAACAGAAGAAAGATTCGGTATCAGAGACTTTGAGTTCGACTCGAAAAAAGGCTTCTTCCTCAATGGAAAAAATGTGAAGATCAAAGGCGTCAATTTGCATCATGATGTTGGAGCAGTTGGAGCAGCAGCAGTGAGAGATCATTGGGTATTCCGTTTGAAGAAATTGAAATCGGTAGGTGTAAATGCCATCCGTATGGCGCACAATCCACATTCTCCATTATTAATGGATTTGTGTGACGAAATGGGCTTTTTAGTCATGAACGAAGCATTTGATGAATGGTATGTGCCTAAGGCAAAAATGCTCACCTGCTTAGGTGGTCAGAAAGCACCAATTGATATATCAGAGGGCTATCCTGAAGTATTTAGAGAGTGGGCAGAACGCGATCTGAAAGACTTGATTAGAAGAGATTATAACCATCCATCGGTAATAATGTGGAGTATCGGTAACGAGATTGAATGGACGTTCCCAGCATATTCTCAGACGTATGCAAAGCTTCAAAAGGGCATCAGAGAGTATGAGGATACACCAACATTCGACACTACTGTGATTAAACCTGTATTCGAAAAAATAACTGGTGGGGTAGATTCCCTATCGATCATCGCTCATCAATTATCGAAATGGGTGAAAGAAGAAGATACGACCCGTCCGACCGTTTGTGGAAGTGTTCGTCCGTCGATTGCCTTCGCAAGTGGATATGCCGATGCCGTAGATATTTTAGGATTAAACTATAGAGAGATCGATTACGATGCCGCTCACGAAGCCTTCCCTAACAAAATGATGTTGGGCTCGGAAAACTGGGTAGCGTATTCGGAGTGGAAAGCAGTGCAAGAAAGAGATTTCATCCCAGGTATTTTTGTATGGACAGGCTTTGCTTACCTAGGTGAGGCAGGGTTGTGGCCAAGAAAGGGTTTAAACATCTCAATGTTCGACTTTGCCGGTTTCAAGAACCCAAGAGGTCATTTCTTCGAATGCCTATGGAAAGAAGATCCTAAGGTGTATATGGTAACGACCCCAGCTTCTGAATCGGAATTCTCCTACACTAAGAAAGGTGGTTGGAAATTCGATATCCAATTAAAAGAAAAGCCGGTTTGGGCTGAACTTCGATTATGGGAGTGGTACAAGGTCAACGAGCATTGGAACTACAAAGCTGGAGAGGAAATCGTAGTACAAACCTACACCAATTGCGAGGAAGCGGAACTGTTCCTAAATGGCAAAAGCTTGGGTAAACAGTCACTAGCCGATTTTAAAGAAGCCGACAATATTATCAAATGGTTGGTGCCTTATCAAAAAGGTGAATTGAAAGTGTTAGGTTACAACAAAGGCAAAAAAGTCGAGGAATATGTACTTCACACGGTAGGTAAAGTAGCCAAAATTGAAGTATCATCAGATCAAACACAAATGAGAGCCAATCAGTACGATGTGGCCCACATCACTGTAAAAATGTTCGATAAGAATGGATTCGAAATCAAAAACTCGACTGAGGAAGTGAAATTCCACGTATCAGAAGAACTCGACTTACTTGGTGTCGATAACGGCTCGGAGATGAATGTTTCTCCTCATACTACCGATCATGTAAAATCGCATAAAGGTAGAGCATTGGCGATGGTGAGAGCGAAGGATAAAGTGGGGAGCGGGAAAGTGTATGTGAGTGTTGGAGAGTTGAGGAGTGATGTGGTTGTTGTGGAGTTGAAGTAG
- a CDS encoding DUF1016 N-terminal domain-containing protein, giving the protein MENSITDYKNTLLSIKDRVKKAQYKAYSHVNSEMILAYLDIGKVLSEKTKVGWGTSVIKQLSKDLQAEFKGMKGFSDRNR; this is encoded by the coding sequence ATGGAAAATTCAATCACAGATTATAAAAACACATTGCTATCTATCAAAGATAGAGTAAAGAAAGCCCAATATAAGGCATACAGTCATGTCAATTCTGAAATGATTTTGGCTTATTTGGATATTGGAAAAGTGTTATCAGAAAAAACAAAAGTTGGTTGGGGCACTTCTGTGATCAAACAACTGTCTAAAGATCTTCAAGCTGAATTTAAAGGAATGAAAGGTTTTTCTGACCGTAATCGATGA
- a CDS encoding WD40/YVTN/BNR-like repeat-containing protein, with product MKKLLFTSLMFLALMGCNQHQENNQSNNSDDALLDYAKKDIKPSGNALEWRFIGPVMGGRGTSVEISPVDDQVFYFGSASGGLWKTEDAGQFWECISDGQINVGAIGAVAIAPSDPNIMYVGTGEPQMRHDVSYGDGVYKSTDGGKTFTNIGLPKSYHISRIRIHPKNPDIAYVGVLGSAFGYNEERGLYKTTDGGKTWDKVLYQSEKAGVIDVVMDPNNPETLYAATFQFIRKDWTVESGGKDSRLYKTTDGGKNWTDISKNEGFPQEILGRMGLAISKANSNIIYSLTDTETKDGIYRSEDGGNTWELATDNANLTVRPFYFNHLYASPHDANELWVLTNKLWQSVDGGKTWTQRSGTKDDFHDMVIDPKNPRRMIVTHDGGTMVSMTAGKTWSGTYTQRTSQTYRVHVDNQFPYNLYTNCQDLVGYKVPSASFWGGIPLSETEVYGSSEAGFAVPHPTDPNTVYQFNAVSMAGFGGLTVTNLSTPSYAERHVYSNWAFGTPASEFKYRFGWMSAVATSPWDDDALYFGGNHLWKTTDKGMHWKKISPDLTTNDPEKLKLPGGKLAVETSGAEIACIIVRIAVSKKKRGTIWVGTDDGQVHITKNEGRKWTNITPKELPKDSKILEVIESNHNPAHAYIVASRIKGADDRSPYIYKTENYGTSWTNLSKAFPQGEITRTICEDNAVAGLLWVGTETGIFTSKNDGKSWTRMENDFPRVPVYHIIQKEEDLVVATHGRGLWILDDVTPMRVLADNTTKLIKPRDTYRFGYHWWQIYGGGVYGGQKNYFVQNHRPGHTFYELGMVNGEMKRKYIDAGDAKPNGVIIYYNLASASKDTKITIAETNGKEIISFSGDAISQKAGLNKFVWDMRYPNALAIPGKPKPNVRPYCKPGKYLVKLSVGGKEQTQEFKVFMNPNETYTQADANARFALWMKIRDKYSEVSEAIIEAQKLAKNSNSEEVKKAAKALESSMTAVGTTLVQIANERSKLLAKIQAVNEMLISSEGAPSQGAKDAWKDYETQINAELAKWNKVKASIK from the coding sequence ATGAAGAAGTTGCTTTTTACTTCATTAATGTTTCTCGCATTAATGGGATGTAATCAACATCAAGAAAACAATCAATCTAACAATTCTGACGACGCTTTACTAGACTATGCTAAAAAAGATATCAAACCTTCCGGAAATGCTTTGGAATGGCGATTTATAGGTCCTGTAATGGGAGGTCGAGGAACGAGTGTTGAGATTAGTCCTGTCGATGACCAAGTGTTCTACTTTGGATCTGCTTCTGGTGGTTTATGGAAAACTGAAGATGCAGGACAGTTCTGGGAATGTATCTCTGATGGTCAAATTAATGTTGGGGCAATTGGTGCTGTAGCTATTGCACCTAGCGATCCAAATATTATGTATGTAGGTACTGGTGAACCTCAAATGAGACACGATGTCTCTTATGGGGACGGTGTTTACAAATCGACTGATGGAGGTAAAACCTTTACAAATATTGGTCTGCCTAAATCCTATCATATTTCTAGAATACGCATCCACCCGAAAAACCCTGATATCGCCTATGTTGGTGTTTTGGGGAGTGCCTTTGGATACAACGAAGAAAGAGGTCTATACAAAACAACAGATGGAGGAAAAACCTGGGATAAAGTACTTTATCAAAGTGAAAAAGCGGGTGTGATTGATGTCGTGATGGACCCTAACAATCCAGAAACACTTTATGCAGCAACATTCCAGTTTATAAGAAAAGACTGGACGGTGGAAAGTGGCGGTAAAGATTCAAGACTTTACAAAACGACAGATGGAGGAAAAAATTGGACAGACATTTCTAAAAACGAAGGGTTTCCTCAAGAAATTTTGGGGAGAATGGGATTGGCGATTTCAAAAGCCAACTCCAACATCATTTACTCTTTAACCGATACTGAAACTAAGGACGGTATTTACCGTTCGGAAGATGGTGGTAACACTTGGGAATTAGCCACTGATAACGCCAACTTAACGGTTAGGCCATTCTACTTCAATCATTTATATGCTAGTCCACACGATGCGAACGAACTTTGGGTATTGACCAACAAGCTTTGGCAATCTGTGGATGGTGGAAAAACTTGGACACAAAGAAGTGGTACAAAAGATGATTTCCATGATATGGTCATCGACCCTAAAAACCCAAGAAGAATGATTGTAACCCACGATGGAGGAACTATGGTGTCTATGACAGCAGGTAAAACTTGGAGTGGTACTTACACCCAAAGAACTTCTCAAACATATCGTGTGCATGTTGATAATCAGTTTCCTTATAATCTTTACACCAACTGTCAAGATTTAGTGGGCTATAAAGTACCCTCTGCTTCTTTCTGGGGTGGTATTCCTTTATCAGAAACTGAGGTGTATGGATCGAGTGAAGCAGGTTTTGCGGTTCCTCATCCAACAGACCCAAATACAGTGTATCAATTTAATGCTGTATCTATGGCTGGTTTTGGTGGGTTAACTGTTACCAACTTAAGTACTCCATCTTATGCAGAAAGACATGTTTATTCCAACTGGGCTTTCGGAACGCCAGCTTCGGAGTTTAAATACAGATTTGGATGGATGTCTGCAGTAGCTACTTCTCCTTGGGACGATGATGCTTTGTACTTTGGTGGTAACCACCTTTGGAAGACGACTGATAAAGGGATGCATTGGAAAAAAATCAGTCCAGATTTAACGACCAATGACCCTGAGAAATTAAAACTTCCCGGAGGTAAATTAGCTGTAGAAACTTCTGGGGCTGAAATTGCCTGTATCATCGTTCGTATTGCTGTGTCTAAAAAGAAAAGAGGAACGATTTGGGTGGGAACTGATGATGGTCAGGTCCATATCACCAAAAATGAGGGAAGAAAGTGGACCAACATTACCCCTAAAGAGTTACCAAAGGATAGTAAAATTCTGGAAGTTATCGAATCGAATCACAATCCTGCACATGCCTATATTGTGGCATCAAGAATTAAGGGAGCAGACGATAGAAGCCCATATATATACAAGACAGAAAACTATGGTACTTCTTGGACTAACCTTTCCAAAGCATTCCCTCAAGGCGAAATTACGCGTACAATTTGTGAAGATAATGCCGTTGCAGGATTATTATGGGTAGGTACAGAAACTGGGATTTTCACTTCTAAAAACGATGGAAAATCATGGACTCGAATGGAAAATGATTTCCCGAGAGTGCCCGTATATCATATCATTCAAAAAGAAGAAGACTTAGTTGTCGCTACACATGGTAGAGGCTTATGGATTTTGGACGATGTAACTCCTATGAGAGTTCTAGCTGATAATACCACTAAGCTGATCAAACCAAGAGATACGTATCGTTTTGGGTACCATTGGTGGCAAATATATGGTGGAGGAGTATATGGAGGTCAGAAAAACTACTTTGTTCAAAACCATAGACCAGGACATACTTTCTACGAGTTAGGTATGGTGAATGGCGAAATGAAGAGAAAGTACATTGATGCCGGAGATGCAAAACCCAATGGTGTCATTATTTATTACAACCTAGCAAGTGCATCAAAAGACACAAAAATTACTATTGCTGAAACAAATGGTAAAGAAATCATATCGTTCTCGGGAGATGCTATTTCTCAAAAAGCAGGCTTAAATAAGTTTGTCTGGGACATGAGGTATCCGAATGCATTGGCCATTCCTGGCAAACCAAAGCCAAACGTTCGTCCGTATTGTAAACCAGGTAAGTATTTAGTGAAACTTTCGGTAGGCGGAAAAGAACAAACACAGGAGTTTAAGGTGTTCATGAACCCTAACGAAACTTATACTCAAGCCGATGCAAATGCTCGTTTTGCCTTATGGATGAAAATCAGAGATAAATATTCTGAGGTAAGTGAAGCCATTATCGAAGCTCAAAAATTAGCCAAAAACTCTAATAGCGAAGAGGTGAAAAAAGCTGCTAAAGCACTTGAATCGAGTATGACGGCGGTGGGAACGACATTGGTTCAAATCGCAAACGAAAGATCTAAACTTTTAGCTAAAATACAGGCGGTAAATGAAATGCTTATTTCATCTGAAGGGGCTCCAAGTCAGGGAGCCAAAGATGCATGGAAAGATTACGAAACTCAAATAAATGCTGAATTAGCTAAGTGGAATAAAGTGAAGGCTTCGATAAAATAA
- a CDS encoding TetR/AcrR family transcriptional regulator: protein MSDKRIKVIEVATRLFSEKGFDNTSISAIGKEAGVSKALVFHHFQNKDNLLIEVFKQSTNVISEYSKNNKTTSVDQLMELLNTFFDRLKVEKEYFQFSINICIQQSTRDLLHDLIAERSAGIQKYIQQLFDALGIENSLAKSYMLIAELDGIAINYIFAFTHYPFEEIRQEMIGKYQLLIQNTKTK, encoded by the coding sequence ATGAGTGATAAAAGAATAAAAGTAATTGAGGTAGCCACGAGGTTATTCTCCGAAAAAGGATTTGATAATACGAGCATCTCTGCGATAGGAAAAGAAGCAGGTGTATCGAAAGCGTTAGTGTTTCATCACTTTCAAAATAAGGATAATCTATTGATTGAAGTATTTAAGCAAAGTACCAATGTGATATCAGAGTACTCGAAAAACAATAAAACAACTTCTGTAGATCAGTTGATGGAATTGTTGAATACATTTTTCGATAGACTGAAAGTCGAAAAAGAGTATTTCCAATTCAGTATCAACATATGTATCCAACAGAGCACTCGAGATCTTCTGCATGATTTAATCGCTGAGCGATCAGCTGGGATTCAAAAGTATATACAACAACTCTTTGATGCATTAGGCATAGAAAATAGTCTCGCCAAAAGCTATATGCTTATTGCAGAACTTGACGGTATTGCCATCAATTACATCTTTGCTTTTACTCACTATCCGTTTGAAGAAATTCGACAAGAAATGATCGGTAAGTATCAACTGCTTATTCAAAATACAAAGACTAAATAA